A stretch of the Plodia interpunctella isolate USDA-ARS_2022_Savannah chromosome Z, ilPloInte3.2, whole genome shotgun sequence genome encodes the following:
- the LOC135310048 gene encoding uncharacterized protein LOC135310048, giving the protein MANDTTLPRDVISIFKYWYSNQRNSVRWAGVHSDVYRLECGVRQGGMSSPKLFNLYMNRLIGELNSTNIGCHIDGVCINNIGYADDMVLLSPSIGALQRLINICETYAESHGLRYNARKSEFLIFKSGAKTYTTTPVRVCGTELNKVDKFKYLGHWITDTLSDNLDIERERRAMAVRCNMLARRFARCSKDVKVTLFKAYCQSFYTCSLWADYTQRAYNALRVQYNDAFRILFGLPRFCSASKMFADANTDCFYAIIRKRCAALLMRLLSSSNNIIRVLTDRWDSPLLSHWIRLHTTVDVQIPVTRGWDPSW; this is encoded by the coding sequence ATGGCTAACGACACTACGCTGCCTCGGGatgttatatcaatatttaaatattggtaTAGTAACCAGAGGAATAGTGTGAGGTGGGCTGGCGTGCACTCGGACGTATATAGGTTGGAATGCGGGGTGAGGCAGGGGGGAATGAGCTCACCGAAGCTGTTCAACCTGTATATGAACCGACTGATTGGGGAGCTCAACAGCACCAACATAGGTTGTCACATAGACGGGGTGTGTATTAACAACATTGGATACGCCGACGATATGGTGCTGTTGAGCCCTTCGATCGGTGCACTGCAGAGGCTGATAAACATCTGCGAGACGTATGCGGAATCTCATGGGCTCAGATATAATGCCCGCAAaagtgaatttttaattttcaagtcTGGGGCTAAAACTTATACCACTACGCCAGTACGGGTGTGTGGCACAGAATTGAACAAAGTGGATAAGTTTAAGTATCTGGGCCATTGGATAACCGATACGTTAAGTGATAACTTGGATATTGAGCGCGAGCGCAGAGCGATGGCTGTGCGCTGTAATATGTTAGCCCGCAGATTCGCGCGTTGTAGCAAGGATGTTAAGGTGACACTTTTTAAAGCTTACTGTCAGTCCTTCTACACGTGCAGTCTGTGGGCGGACTATACGCAGCGCGCATACAACGCTTTGCGCGTTCAATACAATGACGCGTTCAGAATATTGTTTGGGCTGCCGCGTTTTTGCAGCGCGTCTAAAATGTTTGCCGACGCCAATACTGATTGCTTCTATGCAATTATTAGAAAGCGATGTGCGGCTCTTTTAATGCGATTACTTTCCagctcaaataatattatccgTGTCCTAACCGACCGATGGGACTCCCCATTACTGTCTCACTGGATTCGTCTTCACACCACGGTGGATGTACAAATACCGGTGACCAGGGGGTGGGATCCTAGCTGGTAG